The following are encoded together in the Longimicrobium sp. genome:
- a CDS encoding IS66 family transposase, with protein sequence MSIVEQLEASGEVLSPSLRAAVEQQERLIAALQERVRELEARLAQNSTNSSKPPSSDPPGLVRPGKKPKGRRRGGQPGHRGHHRMLLPPERVGEVVQHAPEACEHCGHSLAGAEEALPAQVHQTVELPPIHAEVTEHRLRCLRCPKCSGLTRAPLPSGGKHFGPRLTALAGVLAGHYRMSRRSVQDLVGRLLDVPAPSLGSTEACTQETSAALEAAYRVVQTEVRASWRAGVDETPWKLCGRKMWLWVGVADRATAFHIGRSRGKEELKEFLGDFAGIVSSDRWCSYQACAKRQLCWAHLIRNFRKLALRGGMAAEFAAEGEKICDRVFERWRSHQEGTLARDELKRGMARIRASFRRLVEGGAKSINNRVARMCRNLLKLWESLWTFLDEPVEPTNNAAERALRKAVLWRKSSFGSQSEAGLRYAERILSISATCQQQGIHPLDFVARSIAALRAGTPAPTILPTN encoded by the coding sequence ATGAGCATAGTCGAGCAACTCGAGGCCAGCGGCGAGGTACTCTCGCCATCGTTGCGTGCTGCCGTGGAGCAGCAGGAGAGGCTCATCGCCGCCCTGCAGGAGCGCGTGCGGGAGCTGGAGGCGCGCCTGGCGCAGAACTCGACCAACTCGTCGAAGCCACCGTCGTCGGATCCTCCGGGCCTCGTCCGGCCGGGAAAGAAGCCGAAGGGAAGGAGGCGTGGCGGCCAGCCGGGGCACCGGGGCCACCACCGCATGCTTCTCCCACCGGAGCGGGTGGGCGAGGTGGTGCAGCACGCGCCGGAGGCGTGCGAGCACTGCGGGCATTCGCTGGCGGGTGCGGAGGAAGCGCTTCCGGCGCAGGTGCACCAGACGGTGGAGCTTCCGCCGATCCACGCCGAGGTGACGGAGCACCGGCTGAGGTGCCTGCGCTGCCCGAAGTGCTCGGGGCTGACCCGCGCGCCGTTGCCGTCGGGCGGCAAACACTTCGGCCCGCGGCTGACCGCGCTGGCAGGCGTGCTGGCCGGGCATTACCGGATGAGCCGCCGCTCGGTGCAGGACCTGGTGGGCCGGCTGCTGGATGTGCCGGCGCCGTCGCTGGGGAGCACGGAAGCCTGCACGCAGGAGACGAGCGCCGCGCTGGAAGCGGCGTACCGGGTGGTGCAGACCGAGGTGAGGGCGAGCTGGCGGGCAGGCGTCGACGAGACGCCGTGGAAGCTGTGCGGCAGGAAGATGTGGCTGTGGGTGGGCGTGGCCGACCGGGCGACGGCGTTCCACATCGGGCGCAGCCGGGGAAAGGAGGAGCTGAAGGAGTTCCTGGGCGACTTCGCGGGAATCGTCAGCAGCGACCGCTGGTGCTCCTACCAGGCCTGCGCGAAACGGCAGCTCTGCTGGGCGCACCTGATCCGGAACTTCCGGAAGCTCGCGCTGCGGGGCGGCATGGCGGCGGAGTTCGCGGCCGAGGGCGAGAAGATCTGCGACCGGGTCTTCGAGCGCTGGCGAAGCCACCAGGAAGGAACGCTGGCGCGGGACGAGCTGAAACGCGGGATGGCCCGCATCCGGGCGTCCTTCCGGCGTCTGGTCGAAGGCGGCGCGAAATCGATCAACAACCGGGTCGCACGCATGTGCCGCAACCTGCTGAAGCTGTGGGAATCGCTGTGGACCTTCCTCGACGAGCCGGTCGAGCCGACCAACAACGCGGCCGAGCGCGCGCTGCGGAAGGCCGTGCTGTGGCGCAAGAGCAGCTTCGGCAGCCAGAGCGAAGCCGGGCTGCGCTACGCCGAGCGCATCCTCTCGATCAGCGCGACCTGTCAGCAACAAGGAATTCATCCGCTCGACTTTGTAGCTCGCTCCATCGCAGCCCTGCGTGCTGGCACCCCCGCGCCCACGATTCTGCCGACCAACTGA